The following is a genomic window from Gallus gallus isolate bGalGal1 chromosome 14, bGalGal1.mat.broiler.GRCg7b, whole genome shotgun sequence.
TGGAGGGAGACACGAAGCCTCTCTCCATGCTCCTGGCTGACGTCCCACGGGGCCCCCAACAGCGGCTGGGCCCATCCAAGTCCCGCACGGCCCCATCCTCCCCCAGTGTGTCCCCATCGGAGAGCCGTGCCGCGCTGCTCCGGCTGCgggaggccaggctggaggacGCCAGGAGGCGGCTGTCGGAGGCCGTGCAGGAGCCCCTCAGCCATCTGAGCCGCCTGATGGCCGAGGAAAGCGGCCCTGCAGGCCGGGCAAAGGGAGGGTGCAGCCCGGGGCGAGGGGAATCAGAGGGCAGAGGGGACGGGGGGCAGCGGGTGCGGGACTGGAGCCCCTGGGAACCCACCCTGAACTGCCGCTACGAGATCTGCTCCTACGGGGACGTCATCCAGGTGGTGGAGGTGGCACAGCACAAGGCTGAGCCCCCGGAGCAGCCACCGCCATCGGCCCTGCCCGGGGGTACAGTGCCAGGCCGGGCCTTGGCCTGCGTTGCGCTGCTCACCTACGGTTACCTGGTGCTGCCACTGCCACCCTATGCTGCAGGCCTCTGCCTGGGCCTCACCTGCGGCCTGCTGCTGGGCCTGCTCGCCGTCCTGCTCCTCCTGATGAagccgccgccgctgccgcgCCTGCGCCCCGAGCTGCTGCCAGACAGCCCGCAGGGAGCCCACAGCCTGCAGGTAGGAAAAGGGCAGCAGCGGGCAttgtggggtgggtatggggagCCCACGGCCGGCCggctctgtccctgcagggctggctgaacCAGCTGCACACCTACGACCCTGAGCTGTACCACCCGTCACTCACACACTCGGTGCTGGCCACGCTGGACGGGGCCACCCTCAAGCTGTCCTACCCCAAAAGCAACATCCCGCGCCAGGCCACCTTCGCGGAGGAGATCCTCGATGTCGCCTTCGTCAGCCATCGCTGCTACGATATGAGCGGTGCCAAGGTGCCCTGGGAGCAGGGATTGTCCCCTTGCAAGGATCCCCAGTGCCTCATGGCTCCTCTTGGTGTTGCAGGTCTCCCTCTGCCCCCCTGGCTTGGCCCGAAAGCGACTATGGAACAAGAAGTACCCCATCTGCATCCTCTTCCCGGAGCAGACGGACACagagcacaggagcagcaatgAGCAcgacacagagctgctgggggatgAAGAGACGAGGAAGCCACAGGCACCTGGCCAGGACGTCCCAGGGGACTGCAGGGAAAGGTGCCTGTACCTCTTTGGGAGGAcaggaagggagaaggaggagtgGTACCATCATCTCCTGCGAGCCTGCCGTGggacccccagcagcagccatggtGAAGCCAGGCCAGGTGAGATGTGGCCTCTGGGAGGGGTGCAGAGCTACGTGCCAGGAGGACAGGCTCTGGATAGGCACCAGTGAATGGGGAGGGAGATGGAGGAGCAGAAACGGGgctcagctgcccagagccctccAGCCTGAAGGATTCCCTTTTTGCAGCATAAGGTGTGTGTGCATGGCAGCCACGCAGCACATCAATGCATGAGGGTTGTGGCATGTCATCCCGCACACATCACCTCTTGCTGCAGGCAGACCTGCACATGCTCCCATGTCCCCAGGCAAAGAACCGGCTGTACAGAGTGGTGCCAGCAGCATTAGCGGGAGCACCGAGGACATTCCCTCTGCCATCCGATCCAAGGAGCTGGCTGGAATCTTTCAGCAGAAGATTTTTCTGGATTACAGCACTTATATGGCCCAGTTTGTGCCGGCAGAGACAGggagcagcccagagcagagccccCCTCATAGCGTactgggcagccctgcagccaccaaGGTGAGACCTCAGAGCTGGATGCAAGCACTGAACAGAGCTGATGAACCACATGCACTGCTGTCTCCCAGCCATAGTGTTTATCTCCTCCCTCCCCGAACCACGGttggagcagctgagctgcagtgcagggccCCAGCCCATGGGGTCCCAACTGACTCCAGGCACTCATGGCTTCTCCCCGCTCGCAGCTCAGTGAGGACACAGCTGGGTGCAGCGAGGGCTGTGTGGCCTGGGTGAATGCACTGGTAGGACGCATCTTCTGGGACTTCCTCCGGGAGCGATACTGGGCTGAGCAGGTGTCCAGCAAGATCCAGAAAAAGCTGAGCAAGATCAAGGTGAGAAGCAGGAATGGTCACAGGAGATTGCAGTACCCATGGGAGCCCTGTCCTATCTCCTTGGTGAGTGCTAGGCTGTGGTGACCATCCCCATGTGTTTTCCCTCCTTTAGCTCCCGTATTTCATGAATGAGCTGAAACTGACAGAGCTGGACATGGGCACATCCATCCCTTCCATCCTCAGCGCCTCCAAGCCCACCATCAATGACCGAGGTAAGAACCCTGTGGAGCAGCAGGAACATCAGGGCTGGCTCCACAGTGGCTGTTATCAAGGTGCCAGCCTGGATCCCAAGCAGGGAGGCTTTAGCAGGCACATGAGCAGCCACTGTGGCACTGATGGGGGCTCACTCCCTCTCTCCTCGGCAGGTCTCTGGGTGGACATGGAGGTCACCTACAGTGGCTCATTACAGATGACCCTTGAGACAAAGATGAACCTTTGcaagctggggaaggagggtGCTGCAGAGGACAGTGGCCAGGTGGAGCCATGCGGAGAAGGGTAAGGTGATCACACAGGGCTGGGTTTCACCCACATCCTTCCACCTGAGTGAAGTGAGAGGGTGCTGCTCCCATGGCATTGCACTGATGCAGCCATGGACTCACAGGACCAAGCCTCG
Proteins encoded in this region:
- the TEX2L gene encoding testis-expressed protein 2; the protein is MLRHRWLESGEPQPGTGYPNPVLRPGAGPTAHLQHRLRPGPSLPVIGVSPWIPAPALLHRHRILSSSRTGTVPHLPFPPASFSTAAPEPLVLPRNRDRPIPAAPGATVRAAPPAMRAMADQAAVAAEASPTLAPSPGSPRHRDINGTKSHPASTRENGSGREGSGTLFPMEGDTKPLSMLLADVPRGPQQRLGPSKSRTAPSSPSVSPSESRAALLRLREARLEDARRRLSEAVQEPLSHLSRLMAEESGPAGRAKGGCSPGRGESEGRGDGGQRVRDWSPWEPTLNCRYEICSYGDVIQVVEVAQHKAEPPEQPPPSALPGGTVPGRALACVALLTYGYLVLPLPPYAAGLCLGLTCGLLLGLLAVLLLLMKPPPLPRLRPELLPDSPQGAHSLQGWLNQLHTYDPELYHPSLTHSVLATLDGATLKLSYPKSNIPRQATFAEEILDVAFVSHRCYDMSGAKVSLCPPGLARKRLWNKKYPICILFPEQTDTEHRSSNEHDTELLGDEETRKPQAPGQDVPGDCRERCLYLFGRTGREKEEWYHHLLRACRGTPSSSHGEARPGKEPAVQSGASSISGSTEDIPSAIRSKELAGIFQQKIFLDYSTYMAQFVPAETGSSPEQSPPHSVLGSPAATKLSEDTAGCSEGCVAWVNALVGRIFWDFLRERYWAEQVSSKIQKKLSKIKLPYFMNELKLTELDMGTSIPSILSASKPTINDRGLWVDMEVTYSGSLQMTLETKMNLCKLGKEGAAEDSGQVEPCGEGTKPRLILLADSDAESSSAGSSDEEDIVTAEPAGAPGERVLPPGTEGHVSSNSTGRKILRFVDKIAKSKYFQKATENEFIKKKIEEVSNTPLLLMVEVQELAGTLTVNVPPPPTDRVWYSFRVPPQLELKVCPKLGEREVTFVHVTEWIEKKLQHEFQKILVMPNMDDLIIPIMRSGLNPQPLTGELPTDIPARGEKRL